One window from the genome of [Clostridium] celerecrescens 18A encodes:
- a CDS encoding ABC transporter ATP-binding protein, producing MAMLKVMDLSVTYGHVRALKNVHVEADEGQIVSIIGSNGAGKTSLLRTISGLVKPVEGSIEFLGEPIPSKSSKIVAKGIVHVPEGRKTFSGLTIRDNLLVGGYLHHRKQLEKDIEEQFKRFPILKEREHQFAGTLSGGEQQMLAISRGLMEHPRILLLDEPSLGLAPIIVNQVYDLIKEIRDSGITVLLVEQNARKALSICDKAYVLENGMVNICGTGEELMKSDVVRKAYLGG from the coding sequence ATGGCAATGCTGAAAGTAATGGATTTAAGCGTCACCTATGGTCATGTCAGGGCACTGAAAAATGTCCATGTGGAAGCGGATGAAGGGCAGATTGTCAGCATCATCGGTTCCAACGGAGCCGGAAAGACCTCTCTCCTGCGGACCATTTCCGGCTTGGTGAAGCCGGTTGAGGGAAGCATCGAATTCCTGGGGGAGCCCATACCTTCCAAGTCGAGCAAAATCGTTGCGAAAGGAATTGTACACGTACCGGAAGGACGTAAAACCTTCTCTGGCCTTACGATTCGTGATAACCTGCTGGTCGGCGGGTATTTACATCATAGAAAACAGCTGGAAAAAGATATCGAAGAGCAGTTTAAGCGTTTCCCTATTCTGAAAGAAAGAGAACATCAGTTTGCCGGTACTCTCTCAGGCGGCGAGCAGCAGATGCTGGCTATCAGCAGAGGACTTATGGAGCACCCCAGGATTTTGCTGCTTGATGAACCCAGCCTTGGACTTGCGCCAATTATTGTAAACCAGGTATATGATCTTATTAAGGAGATCCGGGATTCAGGAATTACCGTGCTGCTTGTAGAGCAGAATGCGAGAAAAGCGCTTTCTATCTGTGATAAAGCATATGTCCTTGAAAACGGTATGGTAAACATCTGCGGAACAGGTGAAGAACTGATGAAGTCAGATGTTGTAAGGAAAGCTTATCTGGGGGGCTGA
- a CDS encoding branched-chain amino acid ABC transporter permease: protein MSLQIIINGLATGSVYALIATGFSLIFNVLKFSNFSHGATMTLCAFVGYFLAASRGLGLIPTILVAIVTGGCIALIGEFVAFRRIIQRNSSSVYFFVSSITLGTLYEGLVTLKVGANFYSYPQFFKKAAIKFGSVVVSTSDLLMFCSSAVALLVLAYIIQKTKIGRALRSVSFDRDTANLMGIDATRIIQFAFIVSGALAGLAGVFLGINYTLYPTLGSLVVKGFIASVIGGLGSLPGAIIGAVLLGLLETLLISTVGSGYTPVFIFLIMLVFLLLRPCGIAGCNIQEKA, encoded by the coding sequence ATGTCACTGCAGATTATAATCAACGGCCTTGCGACGGGATCTGTCTACGCGCTGATTGCGACGGGCTTTTCATTGATATTTAATGTTTTGAAGTTTTCGAATTTCTCTCATGGAGCTACCATGACTCTGTGTGCGTTTGTTGGGTACTTTTTAGCAGCCTCCAGGGGACTGGGGCTGATTCCGACGATTCTGGTTGCTATCGTAACAGGCGGCTGCATTGCGCTGATTGGAGAATTTGTGGCATTTCGCCGTATTATCCAGCGCAACAGCTCTTCTGTATACTTTTTCGTTTCCTCTATTACACTGGGAACGTTGTATGAAGGACTCGTTACTTTAAAAGTTGGTGCAAATTTTTACAGCTATCCTCAGTTTTTCAAAAAGGCGGCAATTAAATTTGGATCGGTTGTTGTTTCTACATCAGATCTCCTGATGTTCTGCAGCAGCGCCGTTGCACTCCTTGTGCTGGCTTATATTATTCAGAAGACAAAAATTGGCAGGGCGCTCAGGAGTGTCAGCTTTGACAGAGATACTGCGAACTTAATGGGTATTGATGCTACACGGATTATTCAGTTTGCGTTTATTGTTTCTGGTGCTCTTGCCGGACTTGCAGGTGTATTTCTGGGCATTAACTATACGTTGTACCCGACACTGGGCAGCCTGGTAGTGAAAGGATTTATTGCTTCGGTAATCGGAGGCCTGGGAAGCCTGCCGGGTGCGATTATCGGAGCCGTGCTTCTCGGGCTTCTTGAGACACTGTTAATCAGTACTGTGGGTTCGGGATACACCCCGGTATTTATTTTCCTTATTATGCTGGTGTTTTTGTTGCTCCGTCCATGCGGAATTGCCGGCTGCAACATTCAGGAAAAGGCATAG
- a CDS encoding ABC transporter ATP-binding protein — protein MSLLEVKNIYKSFGGVKAIQDFSIRADAGEIHGIIGPNGAGKTTIFNVISNVYTADQGTVMLDGKDVTRKEQYLVTREGMGRTFQNIRLFKGLTVLQNVMCAFDPQSKYSLIGGLLPTPKRKSEEKRGMELCEHYLEMVGMADYKNERPENLAYGMQRRIEIARALTCNPKVLLLDEPAAGLNPTEVQELTELISRLSKDIGFAILLIEHRLELVMSISHIIHVQNFGKTIAVGTPAEIQRNPEVIEAYLGKEEG, from the coding sequence ATGAGCTTGCTGGAAGTTAAGAATATTTATAAAAGCTTTGGCGGTGTAAAGGCTATTCAGGATTTTTCTATCCGTGCAGATGCGGGAGAGATCCATGGAATTATCGGACCTAACGGAGCCGGAAAAACAACTATTTTCAATGTTATTTCCAATGTATACACGGCGGATCAGGGAACGGTGATGCTGGATGGGAAGGATGTAACCAGAAAAGAACAATATCTCGTTACAAGAGAAGGAATGGGACGTACCTTTCAGAATATCCGCTTATTTAAAGGACTTACTGTGCTGCAGAATGTTATGTGCGCATTTGATCCTCAGTCGAAATATTCCTTGATCGGAGGCCTTCTGCCAACACCGAAGCGCAAAAGCGAGGAAAAGAGGGGAATGGAACTTTGCGAACATTACCTGGAAATGGTGGGAATGGCCGACTATAAGAATGAACGGCCTGAAAACCTGGCTTATGGCATGCAGCGCCGTATTGAGATTGCAAGAGCACTGACCTGTAATCCTAAGGTACTGCTCTTAGATGAGCCGGCTGCGGGACTGAATCCTACAGAGGTCCAGGAGTTGACGGAGCTGATTTCAAGGCTTTCCAAAGATATTGGATTTGCAATACTTTTGATAGAACACAGGCTGGAGCTGGTTATGTCCATTTCACACATCATTCATGTCCAGAACTTCGGAAAGACGATTGCAGTGGGCACCCCTGCAGAAATACAGAGAAATCCGGAAGTAATTGAGGCATATCTTGGAAAGGAGGAGGGATAA
- a CDS encoding branched-chain amino acid ABC transporter permease, with translation MVLYMNIFTQICITLVAVSGVYVLTGLTGMFSLGQAAFMAVGAYVSGIFVVKLGVPFPLACIAAVIIAVGIGFVVGIPTVRLRRDYISLVTLGFGEAITALLNRTTKLTGGASGFIGIPKKTTALMAFTFAVIAILLVNWFKNSKYGRQCVAIRGDELAAKAMGINVPKIKITSFLLSVALTSFSGCLYAFYITYVDPSIFGWKKSADWVIMVFFGGVNSLTGSILGATILSGLPEVLRGLANYRSIIYAILVLLIINFKPSGLLGEYELADLFRRGKGRVKLQKEED, from the coding sequence ATGGTATTATACATGAATATTTTTACGCAGATATGTATTACGCTTGTAGCAGTTTCGGGCGTATATGTTCTGACAGGACTTACGGGAATGTTCAGCCTTGGACAGGCGGCATTCATGGCGGTTGGAGCTTATGTATCCGGTATTTTTGTCGTAAAACTGGGTGTCCCGTTTCCTCTTGCCTGTATCGCGGCTGTTATTATCGCGGTTGGTATTGGATTTGTGGTGGGTATTCCAACCGTGCGGCTGAGGAGAGACTACATTTCCCTGGTTACACTTGGCTTTGGAGAGGCGATAACCGCTCTGCTGAACAGAACGACTAAGCTTACAGGCGGTGCCTCCGGTTTCATCGGTATTCCGAAAAAAACCACGGCGCTGATGGCATTTACGTTTGCAGTCATTGCAATCCTGCTGGTAAACTGGTTTAAAAACAGCAAATATGGACGCCAGTGCGTTGCAATCCGCGGAGATGAGCTTGCGGCGAAGGCCATGGGAATCAACGTTCCCAAAATCAAAATCACATCGTTTCTTTTGAGCGTTGCCCTTACCTCCTTCAGCGGCTGCCTGTATGCTTTCTATATTACATACGTGGATCCCAGCATTTTCGGCTGGAAGAAGAGTGCCGACTGGGTAATTATGGTATTCTTCGGAGGCGTAAACAGCCTGACAGGATCTATCCTGGGAGCCACGATCTTAAGCGGACTCCCGGAAGTGTTAAGAGGGCTTGCAAATTACAGAAGCATTATTTATGCAATCCTGGTATTGTTAATTATCAACTTTAAACCTTCGGGACTTTTGGGTGAGTATGAGCTTGCAGATTTGTTCAGAAGAGGAAAAGGCCGGGTAAAGCTGCAGAAGGAGGAAGACTGA